From the genome of Malus domestica chromosome 04, GDT2T_hap1, one region includes:
- the LOC108174244 gene encoding subtilisin-like protease yields MQTYIVFVEKPVSQKFSDQLDLESWYQSFLPETAQSSNQETSSRIVHAYRKVVTGFAAKLTPEEVKAMKNKEGFVSAREERILPLQTTHSPDFLGLHQGFGLWKQTNYGEGVIIGLLDTGIGPDHPSFSDEGVSPPPAKWKGKCEFNGTVCNNKLIGARNFIGAEEGHITGTPFDNHGHGTHTSSTAAGNFVQGASVFGEANGTAVGMAPYAHLAMYKVCTETGCADGDILAALDVAVEDGVDVLSLSLGGESLPFYNDVLAIGAFAAIQKGIFFSCAAGNSGPSYESLSNEAPWILTVGASTTDRILRLEGEKLNIYNTVIGDALAPKVAFFSSRGPSIASPGILKPDIIGPGVDILAAWPESVDNATLPNPKATFNIISGTSMATPHLSGIGALLKKSHPDWSPAAIKSAIMTTANVLNLAGSPIVDQQLQPADIFTLGAGHVNPARANDPGLIFDIKPEDYIPYLCGLYHNETQIKMITQRVVNCSQAGAIPEAQLNYPSFAITIGSNETQSQYYTRTVRNVGPASSTYSLDLLVPHKMGMSVNPQVLTFTKVNQEITYHVEFIAEDGAGKDDVPFGQGYLRWVSDKHNVTTPIAVVFTQQH; encoded by the coding sequence ATGCAAACTTATATTGTTTTCGTAGAAAAGCCAGTTTCACAGAAGTTTTCTGATCAATTGGATTTGGAGAGTTGGTATCAGTCATTTTTGCCTGAAACAGCTCAAAGCTCAAACCAAGAGACAAGTTCGAGAATCGTTCATGCATACCGCAAAGTGGTAACTGGCTTTGCAGCAAAACTGACACCAGAAGAAGTGAAagcaatgaaaaacaaagaagggTTCGTGTCAGCTCGCGAGGAGAGAATTCTACCTTTGCAAACCACTCATAGTCCTGACTTCTTGGGATTACACCAAGGATTCGGACTATGGAAACAAACAAACTACGGTGAAGGTGTGATCATAGGACTTTTGGATACAGGAATTGGACCTGATCATCCTTCATTCAGCGACGAAGGAGTATCCCCTCCTCCTGCTAAATGGAAAGGCAAGTGCGAATTCAATGGCACAGTCTGCAACAACAAGCTTATTGGTGCACGAAATTTCATAGGTGCAGAAGAAGGGCATATTACAGGAACTCCATTTGATAATCACGGCCATGGTACCCATACTTCTAGCACTGCTGCTGGAAATTTTGTGCAAGGAGCCAGCGTGTTCGGAGAGGCCAATGGTACAGCTGTTGGAATGGCACCTTATGCTCACTTGGCAATGTACAAAGTCTGCACTGAAACTGGTTGTGCTGATGGTGACATTTTAGCTGCTCTTGATGTCGCTGTTGAAGATGGCGTGGATGTACTCTCCCTCTCACTTGGTGGTGAATCACTTCCTTTCTACAATGATGTGCTTGCAATTGGTGCATTTGCAGCAATTCAAAAAGGAATTTTTTTCAGCTGTGCAGCTGGAAATTCTGGTCCTTCCTACGAGTCTTTGTCAAATGAGGCCCCATGGATTCTCACAGTGGGAGCAAGCACCACTGACAGAATACTAAGATTGGAAGGTGAGAAGCTCAACATATACAACACTGTAATTGGAGATGCACTTGCTCCCAAGGTTGCTTTCTTTTCTTCAAGAGGACCAAGCATTGCTAGCCCCGGAATTCTAAAGCCAGATATCATTGGACCGGGTGTTGACATCCTAGCAGCATGGCCTGAATCAGTGGACAATGCCACACTTCCTAATCCCAAGGCAACATTTAACATAATTTCGGGTACCTCAATGGCAACTCCTCACCTAAGTGGCATTGGAGCTCTACTCAAGAAATCACACCCTGATTGGTCTCCGGCTGCTATTAAATCTGCCATTATGACAACAGCTAATGTACTGAACCTCGCAGGCTCCCCCATTGTTGATCAACAACTTCAACCTGCAGACATTTTTACTCTTGGTGCAGGCCATGTCAATCCTGCAAGGGCAAATGACCCAGGGCTCATCTTTGACATAAAACCTGAGGATTACATTCCTTACTTGTGTGGTTTATATCACAATGAAACACAGATAAAGATGATCACCCAACGAGTAGTGAACTGCTCTCAAGCCGGAGCCATACCAGAAGCACAGCTTAATTATCCTTCATTTGCTATTACAATAGGTTCAAATGAGACTCAATCTCAGTATTATACAAGGACTGTGAGGAATGTTGGTCCGGCTAGTTCAACTTACAGCTTGGATCTTTTAGTACCACATAAAATGGGGATGAGTGTGAATCCTCAGGTGCTTACATTCACAAAGGTTAATCAGGAGATTACATACCATGTTGAATTTATCGCAGAAGATGGGGCTGGGAAGGATGATGTACCATTTGGTCAGGGTTATTTGAGATGGGTTTCTGATAAGCACAATGTTACTACCCCCATAGCAGTGGTGTTTACTCAACAACACTAA